In a genomic window of Sutcliffiella sp. FSL R7-0096:
- a CDS encoding response regulator transcription factor codes for MIRVVIADDHHVVRRGLLFFLKTQKDIEIVGEAKNGKEAVELAEALKPDVVLMDLVMPELDGIEATKQIMERRIPSKVLILTSFSDQDHVIPAIRAGASGYQLKDVEPDQLIESIRAVHRGESQLHPKVTSHVMSHFSRGVGNKTLHEDLTKRELEVLAEIAKGKSNKEIASALFITEKTVKTHVSNILAKLEVADRTQAALYAVKHGIA; via the coding sequence TTGATTAGAGTCGTGATTGCAGATGACCACCACGTTGTAAGAAGAGGTTTGCTCTTTTTCTTGAAAACGCAAAAGGATATTGAGATTGTCGGGGAAGCAAAGAACGGGAAGGAAGCAGTGGAGCTAGCAGAAGCCCTGAAGCCCGATGTTGTCTTGATGGATTTGGTGATGCCGGAATTGGATGGAATCGAAGCAACCAAACAGATCATGGAAAGAAGAATTCCGTCCAAGGTGTTGATCCTGACTAGTTTCTCTGATCAGGACCATGTTATCCCAGCCATACGTGCAGGGGCGTCCGGCTATCAGCTCAAAGATGTGGAACCCGATCAGCTGATCGAATCTATACGGGCGGTCCACCGTGGGGAGAGCCAGCTCCATCCGAAGGTAACTTCCCATGTCATGTCCCATTTTTCACGAGGAGTGGGTAATAAGACCCTCCATGAGGACCTTACAAAAAGAGAACTGGAAGTTTTAGCGGAGATTGCAAAGGGGAAGAGCAATAAAGAGATTGCCTCTGCTCTTTTCATTACCGAAAAGACAGTGAAGACGCATGTCTCCAATATTTTAGCAAAATTGGAAGTGGCAGATAGGACACAGGCTGCCTTATATGCCGTGAAGCA